In Erinaceus europaeus chromosome 10, mEriEur2.1, whole genome shotgun sequence, one DNA window encodes the following:
- the CDK9 gene encoding cyclin-dependent kinase 9, producing MQRDAPPRAPAPVPRLPAPPIGASACSGGGGGGGSGGGGGGASAAPAPPGLPGTTSPRGLGGGRRAEEAGSAPRGRKWPWRRKWRGRGGPGSTAAGPGVAASAAAAAAPAGGGGGGGGGGGGGGGGGGALEAAMAKQYDSVECPFCDEVTKYEKLAKIGQGTFGEVFKAKHRKTGQKVALKKVLMENEKEGFPITALREIKILQLLKHENVVNLIEICRTKASPYNRCKGSIYLVFDFCEHDLAGLLSNVLVKFTLSEIKRVMQMLLNGLYYIHRNKILHRDMKAANVLITRDGVLKLADFGLARAFSLAKNSQPNRYTNRVVTLWYRPPELLLGERDYGPPIDLWGAGCIMAEMWTRSPIMQGNTEQHQLALISQLCGSITPEVWPNVDKYELFEKLELVKGQKRKVKDRLKAYVRDPYALDLIDKLLVLDPAQRIDSDDALNHDFFWSDPMPSDLKGMLSTHLTSMFEYLAPPRRKGSQITQQATNQSRNPATTNQTEFERVF from the exons ATGCAGCGGGACGCACCGCCTCGAGCCCCAGCCCCGGTGCCCCGTCTCCCCGCGCCCCCGATCGGGGCCTCCGCCTGCAGTGGCGGCGGCGGAGGCGGGGGCAGCGGCGGCGGTGGCGGAGGAGCCTCTGCAGCTCCGGCTCCTCCTGGCCTCCCGGGAACTACAAGTCCCAGGGGGCTTGGCGGCGGGCGGCGAGCGGAAGAGGCGGGGTCAGCGCCGCGAGGCAGGAAGTGGCCGTGGAGGCGGAAGTGGCGCGGTAGAGGAGGGCCCGGGAGCACGGCGGCGGGACCGGGAGTGGCGGCGTCAGCGGCAGCAGCGGCGGCGCCGGCTggaggaggcggaggcggaggcggaggaggaggaggaggaggaggcggcggcggcgctcTGGAAGCGGCTATGGCAAAGCAGTACGACTCAGTGGAGTGTCCCTTTTGTGATGAAGTGACCAAATATGAGAAGCTCGCTAAGATCGGTCAAGGCACCTTCGG GGAGGTGTTCAAGGCGAAGCATCGCAAGACCGGCCAGAAGGTGGCTCTGAAGAAAGTGCTGATggagaatgagaaggaaggg ttCCCCATTACAGCCTTGCGGGAAATAAAGATCCTCCAGCTTCTAAAACACGAAAATGTGGTTAACTTGATTGAGATCTGTCGAACCAAAG CTTCTCCCTATAACCGCTGCAAAGGTAGTATATACCTGGTGTTTGACTTCTGCGAGCATGACCTTGCTGGACTGCTAAGCAACGTGTTAGTCAAGTTCACACTGTCTGAGATCAAGAGGGTCATGCAGATGCTGCTCAATGGGCTGTACTATATCCACCGGAACAAG ATCCTACACAGAGACATGAAGGCAGCTAATGTGCTCATCACCCGAGATGGGGTCCTAAAGCTGGCAGATTTTGGGCTAGCCCGGGCCTTCAGCCTGGCCAAGAACAGCCAGCCTAACCGCTATACCAATCGAGTGGTGACACTCTGGTACCGGCCCCCGGAGCTGTTGCTCG GGGAGCGGGACTACGGCCCTCCCATTGACCTGTGGGGTGCTGGCTGCATCATGGCGGAGATGTGGACCCGCAGCCCTATCATGCAGGGCAACACAGAACAGCACCAACTCGCCCTCATCAGCCAGCTCTGTGGCTCCATCACTCCTGAG GTGTGGCCAAATGTAGACAAGTATGAGTTGTTTGAGAAACTGGAACTGGTCAAGGGCCAGAAACGGAAGGTGAAGGACAGGCTGAAGGCCTACGTGCGTGACCCCTACGCTCTGGACCTCATCGACAAACTGCTTGTGCTGGACCCTGCACAACGCATTGACAGTGATGATGCCCTAAACCACGACTTCTTCTGGTCCGACCCCATGCCCTCAGACCTCAAGGGCATGCTGTCTACCCACCTGACATCCATGTTCGAGTACCTGGCACCGCCACGCCGGAAGGGCAGCCAGATCACACAGCAAGCCACCAACCAGAGCCGAAATCCTGCCACCACCAACCAGACGGAGTTTGAGCGTGTCTTCTGA